In a single window of the Antedon mediterranea chromosome 1, ecAntMedi1.1, whole genome shotgun sequence genome:
- the LOC140053875 gene encoding phosphomannomutase 2-like — protein MTARDESVCFLFDVDGTLTAPRQRITKEMDDFLCDLRKKVSVCLVGGSDQDKILEQLGGEEALNHFDYFFSENGLVAYKKGELLARANIQKHLGEELVQRFINYALAYLSKLELPVKRGTFIEFRSGLINVCPVGRSCSQAERTQFFEFDQKNKIRENMVSAMRKEFADTDLIFAIGGQISVDVFPKGWDKTYCLNYIKEYKTIRFFGDKTMPGGNDHEIFEDPRTIGYTVTSPENTRKQVTEVLNSL, from the exons aGAATAACAAAAGAAATGGATGACTTCTTATGTGATCTACGCAAAAAAGTATCTGTGTGTCTGGTAGGAGGATCGGACCAAGACAAAATTTTAGAACAGTTAGGTGGTGAAGAGGCATTGAACCATTTTGACTATTTCTTTTCTGAAAATGGTCTAGTTGCTTACAAAAAAGGGGAACTTCTAGCTAGAGCG aatatACAGAAGCACCTCGGAGAAGAACTTGTCCAAAGATTTATTAATTACGCCCTAGCATACTTGTCAAAATTAGAACTTCCAGTTAAAAG AGGGACTTTCATTGAATTTCGTAGTGGTCTGATCAATGTGTGCCCAGTAGGTCGAAGCTGCAGCCAGGCAGAAAGAACGCAGTTTTTCGAGTTTGACCAG aaaaacaaaattagggAAAATATGGTGTCGGCAATGAGGAAAGAGTTTGCAGATACTGACCTTATATTTGCTATTG GTGGTCAAATCAGTGTAGACGTGTTCCCAAAAGGCTGGGACAAAACCTATTGTTTAAACTATATAAAGGAATATAAGACAATAAGATTCTTTGGAGATAAAACAATGCCT ggAGGAAATGACCATGAGATATTTGAAGACCCTAGAACAATTGGATACACAGTGACAAGTCCagaaaatacaagaaaacaAGTAACAGAAGTTTTAAACTCTCTATAA
- the LOC140053817 gene encoding N-sulphoglucosamine sulphohydrolase-like has translation MVIHPIFFIIGFCLICSEGRQRNVLLIIGDDAGFESQVYNNTACKTPNFNKLAERSLIIKHAYTSVSSCSPSRSAILTGLPQHQNGQYGLHHSYHHFQSFDNVKSLPVMLKSSGIRTGIIGKKHIGPDTVYKFDHEWTEEEYSLLQVGRNITNIKNLVHKFLTMDTGPFFLYVAFNDPHRCTGSKYGQFCEKFGDAKSGFGSIEDWKPTYYALEDVAVPPYLPDTPETRKDISAQYTTYSRLDQGIGLIMKQLELTGHLNDTLVIYSADNGIPFPNAKTNLYEPGMGEPMLISSPYHTERWGEVSGSLTSTTDLVPTILDWFNVDFPKYKIFSKEVKPTGLSMLPLLTTEPSSGWNSVFSSHDLHEVTMYYPMRVIRNQQYRLIHNLNHGAPYPIALDIMVSPTFNDTLQRTAEKKPTNWYKTLQQYYYRDEWELFDVNNDPLEVKNLAKDADHQDVLKNLKENLANWQEATDDPWRCVPGGVLYQNKCLPLYNSRNEL, from the exons ATGGTGATCCATCCCATCTTCTTTATAATTGGCTTCTGTTTGATCTGTTCTGAAGGACGGCAAAGGAACGTCCTTCTTATTATTG GTGATGACGCCGGCTTTGAGTCCCAAGTGTACAACAACACAGCATGTAAGACGCCAAATTTCAATAAACTTGCAGAGAGAAGCTTGATCATTAAACATGCGTACACCAGCGTCAGCAGTTGCTCACCAAGCCGATCTGCCATCTTAACTGGTCTTCCACAACATCAAAATGGCCAGTATGGATTACATCATTCATATCATCATTTCCAGTCTTTTGACAATGTCAAGAGTTTGCCGGTCATGTTAAAAAGTAGCGGTATCAGAACAG gTATTATTGGGAAGAAGCACATTGGACCGGACACTGTGTACAAGTTTGACCATGAGTGGACAGAAGAAGAGTACTCATTGCTTCAAGTTGGTCGAAATATCACCAACATTAAAAATCTAGTTCACAAGTTCCTAACAATGGATACAGG ACCTTTCTTTCTGTATGTAGCTTTCAATGACCCACATCGATGCACGGGTAGTAAGTATGGACAGTTCTGCGAAAAATTTGGTGATGCAAAATCAGGTTTTGGCTCAATCGAAGACTGGAAACCAACATACTATGCCCTAGAGGATGTGGCAGTGCCGCCATATTTACCAGACACTCCAGAGACCCGTAAAGATATCTCAGCCCAGTATACAACTTACAGTAGATTAGACCAAG GAATTGGATTAATCATGAAACAGCTAGAGTTAACTGGACACTTAAATGACACTTTGGTTATCTATTCCGCCGATAACGGCATACCATTTCCAAATGCCAAGACCAATCTCTACGAACCAGGAATGGGGGAACCAATGCTGATCTCCAGTCCGTATCATACGGAACGATGGGGAGAAGTGAGTGGCTCGTTGACCAGTACTACTGATCTAGTTCCAACAATACTGGATTGGTTCAATGTAGACTTTCCAAAGTACAAGATTTTTAGCAAAGAGGTTAAACCAACTGGTTTGTCGATGCTTCCTTTGTTAACCACCGAGCCATCATCTGGTTGGAATTCCGTGTTCTCCAGTCATGACCTCCACGAGGTCACGATGTATTACCCGATGCGTGTGATCAGAAATCAGCAGTATCGTTTGATACACAACCTGAACCATGGTGCTCCTTACCCAATAGCGCTGGATATCATGGTCAGCCCGACATTCAACGACACGCTGCAAAGAACGGCAGAAAAGAAACCGACTAACTGGTATAAAACTCTTCAGCAGTACTACTATCGAGATGAATGGGAGCTATTTGATGTCAATAATGATCCTCTGGAAGTCAAGAACCTCGCAAAAGATGCTGATCATCAGGATGTTTTGAAAAACCTGAAAGAAAACCTCGCTAATTGGCAAGAAGCTACTGATGACCCATGGAGGTGTGTCCCTGGTGGCGTCCTTTACCAGAATAAATGTCTACCACTTTACAACAGTCGTAACGAGTTATAa